AGTCTTCTCCGAGATCGAAGCGGGTCAGTTCCTGCCCGGTGTCTTCATTGGCAATCCGGATAAACGCGCCGCCCACTTGCCCGAAGCTTTGGTGGCGCACGTCGGCCTGATCGATGGTCACCGTGATGGCAATTTTCTGAATGTCGGCAGGCACGAGCGTCAGGTTGATCTTCATGCTTTCGTCGTCGCCGTCGCCCTGCCCGTCACGGTTGTCTCCGGCGTGCTTGACGCTGCCCTCGATGCTGGACAGTTGGTTGTAAAAGATGAAATCGTGGTCGCCGCGCACCCGGCCTGCGGCGGTCAGCAGGAAGGCCGAGGCGTCAAGGTCAAACTGTTGGCCGTCGGTGGAGCGGGGATCCCAGCCCAGCCCGACGTGAATGCGTTGCAGGTTGGGAGCTTCTTTGCTCAGCGAAATGTTGCCGCCCTTTTGAAGTGAAATACCCATGACGCTCCTTGTATCAGAGAAAGTGGATAGAGAGGCGCAAACTTGATGGTGGAGCGGGTCACAACCAGTGGTCTACCCGTTGGCCCGCCCAAAGTTTAGGACATGACCTGCCCGAACTGGCGCGTAAAGACAGTCCCCATCTGAAGCTCATCTGAAACCCGCCCCGCCATCTTTTTGACAGATGCTCTAAGGTAGGCTCGCCTTGCTTCCCTTCCTGCCTACCAACCTCTGCGCCGCCGCTCTGTCCTTCCCCACTCGCCCCCCGGAGCGCCCATGACCTACGTGACCCGGCAGGGAGAAACTCTGCGTACCACAAGCGCCAAGCCCCGGCCCATTCCAGCCCAGTTCACGCTGCAGCAGCGCGAGTTTGTAGAGGCGGTGCGGGCCAGTGGGCGGCATCTGGTGCTGCGGGCCACCGCCGGAAGCGGCAAAACCACCACGCTGACAGAAGCCGCCTGGCACCTGGGTTCTGAAAGTGGGGGTTCTGACGTGAAGGGCGTCTATTTTGCCTACAACAAGCATTCCGTAGAAGCGGTGGGGCCGCGCCTGCCGCCGGGCATTCGGGCCAGTACGCTGCACGCTTACGGTCGGCGGGTGCTGTGCGGGGTGCGCGGGCCGCAGATGGCGCTTGACAATGACCGGAGTTTGCGGCTGGCAGAATTGGTGTATAGCTCGGAACCCGTGTCGCGGCGGCAACTGCGCGGGGCGGCCCGCATGTGGGATCTGGCCCGCGAATACGTGCTGAACGAAGATTCTCACGATGATGATCTGGTGGCGCTGGCGGCGGACGCTGAGTGGCCCGAAAACGACGGCGTGGCGGGCCTCCGGCGGGTCTTGCGGGCTTTCCGGTATCACAGCATTCAGGACTGGCACGCGGGCGGCTTGCCCGACTTCACCGACTTTTTGTGGCTGCCGCTGGAATTGGGTCTGGGCCGGGGAACGCTGGGCGCTGCACTGGTAGACGAAGCGCAGGATTTGACGCCGCTGCGTCAACGCTTTGTGACGCATCTGCTGGGGCTGGAATCAGGGGAAGCTCAAGAAGCCCTCCCCACAGGCCGGTTCATCGCAGTGGGCGACCCGGAACAGGCGATCTACACCTACGCCGGGGCCGATCCGCGTGGGCTGTGGCGCCTGGCCGAGCGGCTGAGCGCACAGGAGTTGCCGCTCAGCGTGTCGTTCCGCTGCCCCGTAACGCATGTGGCACTGGCCCGCACTGCCAGCGAATTCATTCAGCCTTCGGGGGCAGCTCAGGCAGGCACGGTGGAACATGTGGCGGCAGACGCGGCCCACTATGGGCGCGGCGACGTGGTGCTGTGCCGCCTGAATGCCCCGCTGTTGCGGCTGGCGCTCTTGCTGATGACCCGCCACATCAGTGTGAATATTCGGGGCCGCGACTTGGCGACCCGGCTGGAAACGGCGGCCCAGGAAGCCTTTGCTGTGCCCGCCGACGAGGAAGCCGTGCCAGACCGCGTAGCTGCCCTGTATGAGCGCCGTGCGAGGCCGCTGCAATACCGCGCCGGCGAGGGTGACCGGGCAGCCAAGAAAGCCCTCGGTGAGCTGAACGACCTCTGCTCCTGTCTGCGGCTTCTGGCCCTGCGTGCGGCGGCCTCAGCAGGCGGGAAGGCCACCCTGAGCAGCGTTTCGGGCGTGTTGCGCGGCCTGTACCGCGAAGATGCCGACGTGCTGCTGTCCACCGTTCACCGGGCCAAAGGGCTGGAATGGGAGCGGGTCACGCTGCTGTACCCCGAACAGATGCCCATGCCCTACGGCGACCCCGAAGAAGAACGCTGCGTGCTGTTTGTGGCCCTGACCCGCAGCAAACGTGAACTCCGGCTGGCGTATGGGCCGGGCGCGTGGGAGAGCGGCTGGCGGCTGGAAGCGCCGGAGGGATGGCAGCCGGAAAGTGGGCCGTCCACCTCGCCTCAGCCTCAGCCCGCGCCGCCGCCTATCTTCTCTTTTCCCCCTCTGGCTCCTCCCCTGCCCTCCGCATTGGTGCTGCCGCCCAAGCCGTACCGCCTCCCTGTTACTAGGCCGCTTCCTGCTGTGCCGCCCAGTTCCGCTGCCCTGACCGAACATGCCCTGCGCGTGCGTGCCGTGCATAGGCCCGCCACGCTGGAAGACCTGCGCCCCTACCCGCTGTACAGCGGGCAGGCCAACCTACCGGTGGCGGTGCTGGCGGCCCGCCTGGAGGTACTGCGCCAGGATGCCCGTCCCGCGTTGTCAGAGTGGGCGGGGGCGTCGTTGGCGCTGCTGCGGGATGTGCAGAGCCGCAGCGTGTATCTGGATGTGATGCGGCTGGCACAGGTAGAACGGGCTGCGACGCGGGCGCGGTTGGCCATTCCACTCATGCAGCCCCTGACAGCCGAACAGGTATGCACAGTGGTGTTTGGAGAACACTTTGCCCGTCTGCGCCCCGCCCAAGTCAAGCGGCGTGGCGAGCGCAACTGGCGCGTAGAACTGGACGGCGAGGCCCACGCCTTCGACCCCCGCACTGGAGAACTGCTGGGCACGCCGTTTGCGCCCTTTGCTGTGCATCTGCGGCTGGAACGCTAATGCTGTGCTCGTCCTGTGCTCAGCCCTGCTGCACCAATCCCCGGTAGGCTTCCTGCATCACTTTCAGGCTGGGCGACAGGGCGAGTGCTTGCACCAATGACCCCTGAATGCTGAGTTGGCCCGCCATCATCGCCTGCACCGGGTTCACTTCTCCCTGCCAGAAGGCGTGGGCGATGTCGCCAGCGATTTGAAAGGTCAGGTCACTGGGTGCGGTCTTGGCCTCGTTGCCACTGGTGATGCTTGCCGCTTGCCCGTTGCTGCCGTCCACCCGCACTGCCACGTCTAACGGCAGAAACAGGAAGGTCACAGAAAGGCGCTTCTTCAATACAACATCTGTCTCTGGGCTGCTATGAACCATGTTAAACACTTGCACCAACCGCTGTTCCAATTGTGCGGCGTCGTTTGTCATGGACAGGTCAGTATCAGTACGCACGCTCTCACGTAATATCAATCAGCCTGGCGTCTTTGTATTATTTGTGACTTTAGTTGGCATTAGGCGTCCTCTGTTTATGCGTGAAGCCCTACATATTCAGTCCAGCTTCCAGAGTCAGATAACGGGGCACAAAGATCTGGACAGGAGGAACGACTATGAACGAGCAACTTCAGCAGACTCTTCAGGCACTTCAGGGCGGACTCACGGGCATTGACGCCAGCACGGCGGCCAGCAATGTCACCTCATGGCACAAGACGCTGGACGGCGTACCCGGCGCGGAAACGCTGGTCAGCCACCTCGCCCAGCTGAAGGCCTGCCTTGAAGGCGGCGACCTGCCCGGCGCAGCGGCCCTGCTGCCCGGCCTCGGCAGCGAAACCGAAAAGCTCGCCTCCGCCGCGCCCGCCGCCGACCAGGACGGCCTGC
Above is a genomic segment from Deinococcus sp. QL22 containing:
- a CDS encoding SCP2 sterol-binding domain-containing protein, whose product is MTNDAAQLEQRLVQVFNMVHSSPETDVVLKKRLSVTFLFLPLDVAVRVDGSNGQAASITSGNEAKTAPSDLTFQIAGDIAHAFWQGEVNPVQAMMAGQLSIQGSLVQALALSPSLKVMQEAYRGLVQQG
- a CDS encoding UvrD-helicase domain-containing protein, whose product is MTYVTRQGETLRTTSAKPRPIPAQFTLQQREFVEAVRASGRHLVLRATAGSGKTTTLTEAAWHLGSESGGSDVKGVYFAYNKHSVEAVGPRLPPGIRASTLHAYGRRVLCGVRGPQMALDNDRSLRLAELVYSSEPVSRRQLRGAARMWDLAREYVLNEDSHDDDLVALAADAEWPENDGVAGLRRVLRAFRYHSIQDWHAGGLPDFTDFLWLPLELGLGRGTLGAALVDEAQDLTPLRQRFVTHLLGLESGEAQEALPTGRFIAVGDPEQAIYTYAGADPRGLWRLAERLSAQELPLSVSFRCPVTHVALARTASEFIQPSGAAQAGTVEHVAADAAHYGRGDVVLCRLNAPLLRLALLLMTRHISVNIRGRDLATRLETAAQEAFAVPADEEAVPDRVAALYERRARPLQYRAGEGDRAAKKALGELNDLCSCLRLLALRAAASAGGKATLSSVSGVLRGLYREDADVLLSTVHRAKGLEWERVTLLYPEQMPMPYGDPEEERCVLFVALTRSKRELRLAYGPGAWESGWRLEAPEGWQPESGPSTSPQPQPAPPPIFSFPPLAPPLPSALVLPPKPYRLPVTRPLPAVPPSSAALTEHALRVRAVHRPATLEDLRPYPLYSGQANLPVAVLAARLEVLRQDARPALSEWAGASLALLRDVQSRSVYLDVMRLAQVERAATRARLAIPLMQPLTAEQVCTVVFGEHFARLRPAQVKRRGERNWRVELDGEAHAFDPRTGELLGTPFAPFAVHLRLER
- a CDS encoding TerD family protein produces the protein MGISLQKGGNISLSKEAPNLQRIHVGLGWDPRSTDGQQFDLDASAFLLTAAGRVRGDHDFIFYNQLSSIEGSVKHAGDNRDGQGDGDDESMKINLTLVPADIQKIAITVTIDQADVRHQSFGQVGGAFIRIANEDTGQELTRFDLGEDFSTETAVIFGEIYRHNNEWKFRAVGQGYAGGLAPVARNYGVNI